From the Cryptomeria japonica chromosome 2, Sugi_1.0, whole genome shotgun sequence genome, one window contains:
- the LOC131035380 gene encoding endonuclease 4-like: MMLLILLIFLAKAPATQSWGSEGHYITCKIAQPLLSEAAANAVQKLLPSSAEGDLASVCSWADTVRSIYPWSSSLHFANPPNVCNYDYTRDCHNTQGEKDMCVAGAINNYTSQLASYGDLSTAVPYNLAESLMFLSHLIGDIHQPLHLGFISDLGGNRITVQWYTEETNLHHVWDSKIINETLKEFYDLEVSAMIEDLQRNITGGWSDEVPTWDSCSKDSLSCIVRYASESISLACEWAYKDVTADAILGDDYFLSRLPIVEKRLAQGGVRLAATLNRIFSSGIDFSK; the protein is encoded by the exons ATGATGCTCCTAATATTGCTCATATTTCTTGCCAAGGCACCTGCAACACAATCATGGGGGAGTGAGGGGCACTATATAACCTGCAAGATAGCTCAG CCACTTTTAAGTGAAGCAGCTGCAAATGCAGTGCAAAAACTGCTCCCAAGCTCAGCTGAAGGAGATTTGGCTTCTGTGTGTTCATGGGCTGATACAGTTCGTTCTATATATCCTTGGTCTTCTTCTTTACACTTTGCCAATCCTCCTAATGTCTGTAACTATGACTACACTC GGGACTGCCATAACACCCAGGGAGAAAAAGATATGTGTGTTGCAGGAGCTATCAACAATTATACATCTCAGTTAGCAAGCTATGGAGACTTGTCAACAGCAGTGCCAT ATAATCTGGCAGAAAGTCTGATGTTCCTTTCCCACTTAATTGGAGACATTCATCAGCCTCTGCATTTGGGATTTATTAGTGATTTAGGAGGAAACAGAATCACAGTACAGTGGTACACAGAAGAAACAAATCTGCAT CACGTGTGGGATTCGAAAATCATAAATGAAACTTTGAAAGAATTTTATGATCTAGAGGTTTCAGCTATGATAGAAGATCTTCAGAGAAACATAACA GGGGGATGGTCAGATGAGGTGCCCACATGGGACAGCTGCTCCAAGGACTCTCTGTCTTGTATTGTAAGA TATGCATCGGAGAGTATTAGCTTGGCTTGCGAATGGGCATATAAAGACGTTACTGCAGACGCTATTTTGGGAG ATGATTATTTCCTCAGTCGGCTTCCAATTGTAGAAAAGAGACTTGCGCAAGGAGGTGTAAGATTGGCTGCAACACTCAATCGGATTTTCTCTTCTGGGATCGATTTTTCTAAGTGA